The bacterium BMS3Abin08 genome includes a region encoding these proteins:
- the ydhV_2 gene encoding putative oxidoreductase YdhV, which yields MEKILRIDMGAEGGPKVSETPVGDYAGLGGRGLTSAVVSKEVPPLCHPLGHENKLVIAPGMLSGSHAAMSGRISIGCKSPLTGGIKESNAGGQPAQVLARLGYTAVVLEGKPAGNDIYKVVINKNGVQVIPDNSLKMLPNYDLVERMKSEYGDKIACISIGPAGEMRMCAASIACTDMELRPTRHAGRGGVGAVMGSKGVKVIVLDDTDMPMRTPKDPEKFKQANKTFVQGLQQHAVTGQALPAYGTSVLTNILNEVGGYPTYNFKEGRFPGASKISGETEAELEKKRGGQPTHGCHRGCVIRCSGIYHDKDGKYLTKQPEYETVWAHGGNCGIDDIDAIAKMDFLDDNYGIDTIEMGAAIAIAMDAGLAEFGDAEAAIRFVEEVGKGTHLGRILGNGAEITGKAFGVERIPVVKGQAMPAYDPRAVQGIGVTYATSPMGADHTAGYSVAQNVLKVGGDVDPLKPEGQVEVSRNLQIATAALDSTGMCLFIAFAILDQPETFQAFIDILNGFYGTNMTADDVTDLGKKILTMERDFNKRAGFTSKQDRLPRYFKTEPIPPHNVTFAVKDEDLDGLFNW from the coding sequence ATGGAAAAGATTTTAAGGATCGATATGGGCGCAGAGGGGGGACCGAAGGTCAGCGAGACCCCGGTGGGTGATTATGCAGGTCTGGGCGGAAGGGGCTTAACTTCTGCAGTAGTATCCAAAGAGGTGCCACCTCTCTGTCATCCCCTGGGACATGAAAACAAACTCGTTATCGCCCCCGGGATGTTAAGCGGCTCACATGCCGCCATGTCCGGAAGGATATCAATTGGATGTAAAAGCCCCCTGACCGGTGGAATCAAGGAGTCAAATGCCGGTGGTCAGCCCGCACAGGTGCTGGCACGGTTGGGGTATACTGCCGTTGTACTGGAAGGGAAGCCGGCGGGCAACGATATCTACAAGGTGGTTATTAACAAAAACGGTGTTCAGGTTATCCCCGACAACAGCCTCAAGATGCTTCCCAACTATGACCTCGTTGAGAGAATGAAGAGCGAGTATGGAGACAAGATTGCCTGCATCTCTATCGGGCCGGCCGGGGAAATGAGGATGTGCGCCGCTTCTATTGCATGTACCGATATGGAGCTGAGACCAACAAGGCACGCAGGCCGTGGCGGAGTAGGTGCGGTAATGGGATCGAAGGGTGTGAAGGTGATAGTTCTCGATGATACGGATATGCCGATGAGGACGCCTAAGGACCCCGAGAAGTTTAAGCAGGCGAACAAGACCTTTGTGCAGGGTCTTCAGCAGCATGCAGTGACCGGTCAGGCACTGCCTGCGTATGGTACGAGTGTGCTGACCAATATCCTCAATGAAGTCGGGGGTTATCCCACCTACAATTTTAAGGAGGGCAGGTTCCCGGGCGCTTCAAAGATCAGCGGAGAGACCGAGGCGGAGTTGGAGAAGAAACGCGGAGGGCAGCCCACGCATGGATGTCATCGCGGATGTGTTATCCGCTGCTCCGGCATATACCATGACAAGGACGGGAAATATCTGACAAAACAGCCGGAATACGAGACGGTCTGGGCACATGGAGGCAACTGCGGGATTGATGATATAGATGCAATTGCAAAGATGGATTTCCTTGACGATAATTACGGGATCGACACCATAGAGATGGGGGCGGCAATTGCCATTGCCATGGATGCCGGTCTTGCAGAATTTGGAGATGCAGAAGCGGCTATCAGGTTTGTTGAAGAGGTTGGAAAGGGGACCCATCTCGGACGTATACTTGGTAACGGCGCAGAAATTACGGGTAAGGCCTTTGGAGTAGAGAGAATCCCGGTAGTCAAGGGACAGGCTATGCCCGCATATGACCCGAGGGCCGTTCAAGGAATTGGTGTTACATATGCAACGAGTCCTATGGGTGCTGACCACACGGCAGGATATTCCGTGGCACAGAACGTACTCAAGGTGGGTGGTGATGTAGACCCACTGAAACCCGAGGGACAGGTGGAGGTCTCAAGGAACCTCCAGATCGCCACAGCTGCGCTGGACTCTACAGGCATGTGCCTCTTTATTGCCTTTGCGATCCTGGATCAGCCGGAGACATTTCAGGCCTTCATCGATATACTCAATGGCTTTTACGGCACGAACATGACTGCTGATGATGTAACCGACCTTGGCAAGAAGATCCTGACCATGGAGAGAGACTTCAATAAGAGGGCGGGCTTTACATCAAAACAGGACAGACTGCCCCGGTACTTTAAAACCGAACCCATTCCACCACACAATGTCACTTTTGCGGTCAAGGACGAAGACCTCGACGGGCTCTTCAACTGGTAG